In Archangium violaceum, the following are encoded in one genomic region:
- a CDS encoding RluA family pseudouridine synthase: MALNTGYAYREQLGTRARGASTLSYLVDAYRHSSEAVWRERLARGEVLLDDISATGEELLKAGQWLVWNRPPWEERETPRDYSLVHEDEAILAVIKPVGLPTVPGGGFLVNTLLSVVRERFPEASPLHRLGRGTSGLVLFARTHDAAAKLSRAWREHEVEKRYRALSLNVATQERYDITAPIGEVVHPDMGMVPMATPGGKASRSLARVLQRRAASTLFEVDIQTGRSQQIRIHLAFIGHPLEGDPVYTVGGVPRAEHPGLLGDIGYLLHAERLCFVHPLTGKRLELHACIPRELQVP; encoded by the coding sequence ATGGCGCTCAATACGGGCTATGCCTACCGCGAACAACTGGGCACGCGGGCCCGGGGAGCGAGCACGCTCTCCTACCTGGTCGATGCCTACCGGCACTCCTCGGAGGCGGTGTGGCGGGAGCGGCTCGCTCGGGGAGAAGTCCTGTTGGATGACATCTCCGCGACGGGCGAGGAGCTCCTGAAGGCCGGCCAGTGGCTCGTGTGGAACCGGCCGCCCTGGGAGGAAAGGGAGACGCCGCGCGACTACTCGCTCGTGCACGAGGACGAGGCGATCCTGGCGGTCATCAAGCCGGTCGGCCTGCCCACGGTGCCGGGCGGGGGATTCCTCGTGAACACCCTGCTCAGCGTCGTGCGGGAGCGCTTCCCGGAGGCGAGCCCCCTGCATCGGCTGGGACGTGGTACCTCGGGCCTCGTGCTCTTCGCGCGCACGCACGACGCGGCGGCGAAACTGTCCCGCGCCTGGCGCGAGCACGAGGTGGAGAAGCGCTACCGGGCCCTGTCGCTCAACGTGGCCACCCAGGAGCGCTACGACATCACCGCGCCCATCGGCGAGGTGGTGCATCCAGACATGGGCATGGTTCCCATGGCGACTCCAGGCGGGAAGGCGTCCCGGAGCCTGGCGCGCGTGCTCCAGCGGCGCGCGGCGAGCACCCTCTTCGAGGTGGACATCCAGACGGGCCGCTCCCAGCAGATCCGCATCCACCTGGCCTTCATCGGGCATCCGCTCGAAGGAGATCCCGTCTACACCGTGGGAGGCGTGCCGCGCGCCGAGCATCCGGGACTGCTCGGGGATATCGGCTACCTGCTGCACGCGGAGCGGCTGTGCTTCGTACATCCGCTCACGGGAAAGCGCCTGGAGCTCCATGCCTGCATCCCTCGCGAGCTGCAGGTGCCATAG
- a CDS encoding aspartate/glutamate racemase family protein, which produces MSLHIGIVGCSAEGAALCYRTVCVEGAQLLGPHAHPEVSMHTHSLAEYVECIDRGDWRGVGELMLSSANKLARSGADFLICPDNTIHQALPSVEPRSPLPWLHIAEVVAERAVERGFRRIGLTGTRWLVESELYPEKLAARGLEYVRPNTAEREEINRIIMEELVCGVFKPEAVACFQRVIERMKGEGCDAVVLGCTEIPLIMNDSNSPLPTLDSTRLLARAALRRAVREATAPA; this is translated from the coding sequence ATGTCCCTCCACATCGGCATCGTTGGCTGCTCGGCTGAAGGCGCGGCTCTCTGTTATCGGACCGTCTGCGTGGAAGGCGCGCAGCTTCTTGGCCCGCACGCCCATCCCGAGGTCTCGATGCACACGCACTCGCTCGCCGAGTACGTGGAATGCATCGACCGGGGTGACTGGCGGGGCGTCGGTGAGCTGATGCTCTCCTCGGCGAACAAGCTCGCGAGGAGCGGCGCGGATTTCCTGATCTGCCCCGACAACACCATCCACCAGGCGCTTCCCTCCGTCGAGCCGCGCTCACCGCTGCCCTGGCTGCACATCGCCGAGGTCGTCGCCGAACGGGCCGTCGAGCGCGGGTTCCGGCGTATCGGCCTGACTGGAACCCGCTGGCTCGTCGAGAGCGAGCTCTATCCAGAGAAGCTCGCGGCGCGTGGACTGGAGTACGTGCGCCCGAACACCGCCGAACGCGAGGAGATCAACCGCATCATCATGGAGGAGTTGGTGTGCGGCGTCTTCAAGCCCGAGGCGGTCGCCTGCTTCCAGCGGGTCATCGAACGGATGAAAGGGGAGGGCTGTGACGCCGTCGTCCTCGGCTGCACCGAGATCCCGTTGATCATGAACGATTCGAATTCTCCGCTGCCGACGCTCGATTCCACGCGCCTGCTCGCGAGGGCGGCCCTGCGCCGGGCGGTGCGGGAAGCGACCGCGCCGGCGTGA
- a CDS encoding VOC family protein → MVGFLLAGQRFQALNGGPHFNFTEAISLVVDCDSQEREACTPLPIPGV, encoded by the coding sequence GTGGTCGGATTCCTGCTCGCGGGTCAGCGATTCCAGGCGTTGAACGGCGGCCCGCACTTCAATTTCACCGAGGCCATCTCCCTGGTCGTGGACTGCGACTCGCAGGAGAGGGAAGCCTGCACCCCCCTCCCTATACCTGGAGTGTAG
- a CDS encoding YciI family protein gives MRFMMLMIPKGYEKAAPGTMPDAKAVAEMMKYNESLKKAGVLRALDGLHPPSMGARVSFSGGKPRVTDGPFAETKEVLGGYWMIEVKSKEEAIEWASRCPAADNEVIEVRQVQEFSDFPADVQQAAARLPELQG, from the coding sequence ATGCGATTCATGATGCTGATGATCCCCAAGGGGTACGAGAAGGCAGCGCCGGGCACGATGCCGGACGCCAAGGCCGTCGCCGAAATGATGAAGTACAACGAGTCCCTGAAGAAGGCCGGCGTGCTGCGCGCGCTGGATGGCCTCCACCCCCCCTCGATGGGCGCGCGCGTCTCGTTCTCCGGTGGGAAGCCCAGGGTGACCGACGGGCCCTTCGCCGAGACGAAGGAGGTACTCGGCGGCTACTGGATGATCGAGGTGAAGTCGAAGGAGGAGGCGATCGAATGGGCGTCGCGCTGCCCCGCTGCGGACAACGAAGTGATCGAGGTTCGCCAGGTGCAGGAGTTCTCGGACTTCCCCGCCGATGTCCAGCAGGCCGCGGCGAGGTTACCCGAGCTGCAGGGGTAG
- a CDS encoding circularly permuted type 2 ATP-grasp protein, giving the protein MRRLLHVPGLFEEYGMTPGTIDELIGPDGVPRPDFLGLLTLLGTRAPEDFARLQSLAERALLNQGVTFSVYSDQRGTERIFPFCLIPRLISAPDWAHLERGLEQRVRALNLFLNDVYGEQRLFAERPELRDLILSTSLYLPLLRGVRPPGGVRIHIAGIDLVRDGQGTFRVLEDNLRTPSGVSYVMESRVISKRVLPDILEMARVRRVDHYPARLAETLRSVSPEDPERSTVVVLTPGPYNSAYFEHSFLARTMGVQLVQSEDLFVDRERVFMRTTRGPQRVHVIYRRIDDAFLDPETFRPDSLLGVRGLMRAWAAGHVTLANAPGNGVADDKAVYAFVPEFIRYYLGEQPVLEQVPTYVCAREEDRRYVLEHLEELVVKTVDEAGGYGMLMGPQSTREEREDFRQRILATPRRYIAQPRVELSTCPTWDAASGRVVPRRVDLRPYIVSGPQGPWVLPGGLSRVALRAGSYVVNSSQGGGSKDTWVQKEAA; this is encoded by the coding sequence ATGAGACGATTGCTGCACGTCCCGGGACTCTTCGAGGAATATGGAATGACGCCGGGGACCATCGACGAGCTGATCGGTCCCGATGGAGTGCCCCGGCCGGATTTCCTCGGACTGCTGACGTTGTTGGGGACGCGAGCACCGGAGGACTTCGCCCGGCTGCAGTCGTTGGCGGAGCGGGCCCTGCTCAACCAGGGCGTCACCTTCTCCGTCTACTCGGACCAGCGCGGCACGGAGAGGATCTTCCCCTTCTGCCTCATTCCCCGCCTCATCTCGGCGCCGGATTGGGCGCACCTGGAGCGGGGATTGGAGCAGCGCGTGCGTGCGCTGAACCTGTTCCTGAATGACGTCTATGGCGAGCAGCGCCTGTTCGCCGAGCGGCCCGAGCTGAGGGACCTCATCCTGAGCACCTCCCTCTACCTGCCCCTGTTGCGCGGCGTGCGTCCACCCGGCGGCGTGCGCATCCACATCGCGGGCATCGACCTGGTCCGCGATGGCCAGGGGACGTTCCGGGTGCTGGAGGACAACCTGCGCACGCCCTCGGGCGTGTCGTATGTCATGGAGAGCCGCGTCATCTCCAAGCGCGTGCTGCCCGACATCCTGGAGATGGCCCGGGTGCGCCGGGTGGACCACTATCCGGCCCGGCTGGCGGAGACGCTGCGGTCCGTTTCTCCCGAGGATCCGGAGCGCTCCACCGTCGTCGTGCTCACCCCGGGGCCGTACAACTCCGCCTACTTCGAGCACAGCTTCCTGGCGCGCACCATGGGCGTGCAGCTGGTGCAGAGCGAGGATCTCTTCGTGGACCGGGAGCGGGTCTTCATGCGGACCACCCGCGGGCCCCAGCGCGTGCACGTCATCTACCGGCGCATCGACGATGCCTTCCTGGATCCGGAGACCTTCCGTCCGGACAGCCTGCTGGGCGTGCGCGGCTTGATGAGGGCCTGGGCCGCGGGCCATGTGACGCTGGCCAACGCCCCGGGCAACGGCGTGGCGGACGACAAGGCGGTGTACGCCTTCGTGCCGGAGTTCATCCGCTACTACCTGGGCGAGCAGCCCGTGCTGGAGCAGGTGCCCACCTACGTGTGCGCCCGCGAGGAGGATCGCCGCTACGTGCTCGAGCACCTGGAGGAGCTGGTGGTGAAGACGGTGGACGAGGCCGGTGGCTACGGCATGCTCATGGGTCCCCAGTCCACCCGGGAAGAGCGCGAGGACTTCCGCCAGCGCATCCTCGCCACGCCCCGGCGCTACATCGCCCAGCCTCGCGTGGAGCTGTCCACCTGTCCCACCTGGGACGCGGCCTCGGGACGCGTGGTGCCGCGCCGGGTGGATCTGCGGCCCTACATCGTCTCCGGACCCCAGGGGCCCTGGGTGCTGCCCGGAGGGCTCAGCCGCGTGGCCCTGCGCGCCGGCTCCTATGTCGTCAACTCCAGTCAGGGGGGCGGTTCCAAGGACACCTGGGTGCAGAAGGAGGCGGCATGA
- a CDS encoding alpha-E domain-containing protein: MIARIAEHCFWLGRYLERAESTARVLQITGQLALDAELPPEQFWTPALAIFGERLAFTTRHGAQAEADGEAVQHFLTWEEENASSLLSTICAARENARTIREVVSRECWEVTNELYLWLVGEAGREEYAHSRFAFYQHIRRMVQLCLGLFRSTMLHDTPLDFIWLGVMLERVGQTARLLDVHHHVFTGMKPEHPVVETALWLSLLRACSGFEPFMKSHSGRVTGDAVAAFLLFESRFPRSVRYCVESAHRYLRQLCPPESQGPGRESLARIEPLVELLRPESLVGPGASMHSLLTHMVEETAGLCSLLSHEYFGRPLTTLGAQRMAG; the protein is encoded by the coding sequence ATGATCGCCCGCATCGCGGAGCATTGCTTCTGGCTGGGGCGCTACCTGGAGCGCGCGGAGAGCACCGCGCGGGTGCTGCAGATCACCGGCCAGCTCGCCCTGGACGCGGAGCTCCCCCCCGAGCAGTTCTGGACTCCGGCCCTGGCCATCTTCGGCGAGCGCCTCGCCTTCACCACGCGGCATGGAGCGCAAGCCGAGGCGGACGGCGAGGCCGTGCAGCACTTCCTCACGTGGGAGGAGGAGAACGCCTCCAGCCTGCTGAGCACCATCTGCGCGGCCCGGGAGAACGCCCGCACCATCCGCGAGGTGGTGAGCCGCGAGTGCTGGGAGGTCACCAACGAGCTGTACCTGTGGCTCGTGGGCGAGGCGGGCCGGGAGGAGTACGCCCACTCCCGCTTCGCCTTCTACCAACACATCCGCCGGATGGTGCAGCTGTGCCTGGGCCTGTTCCGGAGCACCATGCTGCACGACACGCCCCTGGACTTCATCTGGCTGGGGGTGATGTTGGAGCGGGTCGGTCAGACGGCGCGGCTGCTGGACGTGCACCACCACGTCTTCACGGGGATGAAACCCGAGCACCCGGTGGTGGAGACGGCGCTGTGGCTGTCCCTGCTGAGGGCCTGCTCCGGCTTCGAGCCCTTCATGAAGAGTCACTCGGGCCGGGTGACGGGAGACGCCGTGGCGGCCTTCCTGCTCTTCGAGTCCCGCTTTCCCCGCTCGGTCCGCTACTGCGTGGAGTCCGCGCACCGCTACCTGCGCCAGCTCTGTCCACCCGAGTCCCAGGGTCCCGGCCGGGAGAGCCTGGCCCGCATCGAGCCCCTGGTGGAGCTGCTGCGGCCCGAGTCCCTGGTGGGCCCGGGAGCGTCCATGCATTCGCTGCTCACTCACATGGTGGAGGAGACGGCGGGCCTGTGCTCGCTCCTCTCGCACGAGTACTTCGGCAGGCCCCTGACGACGCTGGGCGCACAGAGGATGGCCGGGTAG